One genomic region from Solwaraspora sp. WMMD792 encodes:
- a CDS encoding DUF2254 domain-containing protein, with protein sequence MNQRRGMLSRLRGVWGSFWAVPAAFATGAVLGAILLTALELRLRLPLDGFLPSGPAGARSLLSAVITAMISFTALVFSITVVAVQLASSQYSPRVLRTFLRDRVTQATLGTFVATFLFAMVVLAALPDRSDARLPALSLAVSMALVLGSTGMFIYYLHHMTALMRVSHMIAAIGVQSRRSIDRWAPRSTDPTGSPVGPIVDVLAAPATGVVIAVDVNLLARLARRYGCALTVERIPGEFVVAGMPLVAVHAVGDTPPGPVDATLAGQAVEVGVERVPGQDVGFGLRQLADIAERALSPGINDATTAVRALQEAHDLLRRLADRPDRPRIVRDDDGTVRVHVRRQSFASHLATSITDVRQAATDQPRVIDLIDSILADLATAARPEHRPDIQRCRAASPAADAPGRR encoded by the coding sequence GTGAATCAGCGCCGTGGCATGCTGTCCCGCCTCCGTGGCGTGTGGGGCAGTTTCTGGGCGGTACCGGCGGCGTTCGCGACCGGCGCGGTGCTCGGCGCGATCCTGCTCACCGCCCTGGAGCTGCGGCTACGGCTGCCGCTGGACGGCTTCCTGCCGAGCGGACCGGCCGGTGCCAGGTCGCTGCTGTCGGCGGTGATCACCGCGATGATCTCGTTCACCGCGCTGGTCTTCTCCATCACGGTGGTAGCGGTGCAGCTGGCCTCCAGCCAGTACTCACCCCGGGTGCTGCGGACGTTCCTGCGCGACCGGGTCACCCAGGCCACCCTCGGCACGTTCGTCGCGACGTTCCTGTTCGCCATGGTGGTCCTCGCCGCGCTACCGGACCGGTCCGACGCCCGGCTGCCGGCGCTGTCGCTGGCCGTGTCGATGGCCCTGGTGCTGGGCAGCACCGGAATGTTCATCTACTATCTGCACCATATGACCGCTCTGATGCGGGTCTCGCACATGATCGCGGCGATCGGGGTGCAGAGCAGACGCAGCATCGACCGGTGGGCGCCCCGGTCGACCGATCCGACCGGTTCCCCGGTCGGCCCGATCGTCGATGTGCTGGCGGCACCGGCCACCGGGGTGGTCATCGCGGTCGACGTCAACCTGCTGGCGCGGCTCGCCCGCCGGTACGGCTGCGCCCTCACCGTCGAACGGATCCCCGGCGAGTTCGTGGTGGCCGGCATGCCGCTGGTCGCCGTACACGCCGTCGGTGACACGCCGCCGGGCCCGGTCGACGCGACGCTGGCCGGACAGGCCGTCGAGGTCGGCGTCGAACGGGTCCCCGGCCAGGACGTCGGCTTCGGGCTACGGCAGCTCGCCGACATCGCCGAACGGGCGCTCTCGCCCGGCATCAACGACGCCACCACCGCCGTCCGCGCCCTGCAGGAGGCGCATGACCTGCTACGCCGACTGGCCGACCGGCCGGACCGACCGAGGATCGTCCGGGACGACGACGGGACGGTCCGGGTCCACGTCCGCCGGCAGTCGTTCGCCAGCCACCTCGCCACCTCGATCACCGACGTCCGGCAGGCCGCCACTGACCAGCCCAGGGTCATCGACCTGATCGACAGCATTCTCGCCGATCTGGCCACGGCGGCCCGGCCCGAGCACCGGCCGGACATCCAGCGGTGCCGGGCGGCGTCACCGGCCGCCGACGCCCCGGGACGTCGCTGA
- a CDS encoding DUF4229 domain-containing protein yields MSPAVKYTLGRIGLFVIVVLALWPVDINIFLKLMIAVIFSAALSWFLMRGWRDEMAQQIAESAERRRSEKERLRSALAGEDQTDGTAGRSGTAGKSQEDS; encoded by the coding sequence ATGAGCCCTGCGGTGAAGTACACGCTCGGCCGGATCGGGCTGTTCGTGATCGTTGTGCTGGCCCTCTGGCCGGTCGACATCAACATTTTTCTGAAACTTATGATCGCGGTCATTTTCTCGGCCGCGCTGTCCTGGTTTCTGATGCGCGGCTGGCGGGACGAGATGGCGCAGCAGATCGCCGAGTCCGCCGAGCGCCGCCGGTCCGAGAAGGAACGGTTGCGGTCCGCGCTGGCCGGCGAGGACCAGACCGACGGTACGGCCGGCAGGTCCGGTACGGCGGGCAAGTCCCAGGAGGATTCCTAG
- the mqnE gene encoding aminofutalosine synthase MqnE, whose protein sequence is MDAGRKRELEDKVYAGERLDYTDGVDLYASDDLAWLGRLAHHRRTELNGDRVMFNVNRHLNLTNVCSASCAYCSFQRKPGEKDAYTMRIDEAVRKAKEMEDEQLTELHIVNGLHPTLPWRYYPKVLRELKAALPNVKLKAFTATEVQWFEKISGLPADEILDELMDAGLESLTGGGAEIFDWEIRQHIVDHACHWEDWSRIHRLAHSKGLRTPSTMLYGHIEEPRHRVDHVLRLRELQDETGGFTVFIPLRYQHDFVDSADGKIRNRIQERTTMAAPAESLKTFAVSRLLFDNVPHVKCFWVMHGLSVAQLSLNFGVDDLDGSVVEYKITHDADSYGTPNTMHREDLLHLIWDAGFQPVERDTRYQVVREYDRPPTLADRRAEPQQIWA, encoded by the coding sequence GTGGACGCTGGTCGCAAGCGTGAGCTCGAAGACAAGGTGTACGCCGGGGAGCGGCTGGACTACACCGACGGGGTGGACCTGTACGCCAGCGACGACCTGGCCTGGCTGGGCCGGCTGGCGCACCACCGGCGGACCGAGCTCAACGGCGACCGGGTGATGTTCAACGTCAACCGGCACCTCAACCTGACCAACGTGTGCAGCGCCTCCTGCGCGTACTGCTCGTTCCAGCGCAAGCCGGGCGAGAAGGACGCATACACGATGCGCATCGACGAGGCCGTCCGTAAGGCCAAGGAGATGGAGGACGAGCAGCTCACCGAGCTGCACATCGTCAACGGCCTGCACCCGACCCTGCCCTGGCGGTACTACCCGAAGGTGCTGCGCGAGCTCAAGGCGGCGCTGCCGAACGTCAAGCTCAAGGCGTTCACCGCGACCGAGGTGCAGTGGTTCGAGAAGATCAGTGGGCTGCCGGCCGACGAGATCCTCGACGAGCTGATGGACGCCGGTCTGGAGTCGCTGACCGGCGGCGGCGCGGAGATCTTCGACTGGGAAATCCGCCAGCACATCGTCGACCACGCCTGCCACTGGGAGGACTGGTCACGGATTCACCGGCTGGCCCACAGCAAGGGGCTACGGACGCCGTCAACGATGTTGTACGGGCACATCGAGGAGCCCCGGCACCGGGTGGACCACGTGCTGCGGCTGCGCGAGTTGCAGGACGAGACCGGCGGTTTCACCGTCTTCATCCCGCTGCGCTACCAGCACGACTTCGTCGACTCGGCGGACGGCAAGATCCGTAACCGGATCCAGGAGCGCACCACGATGGCGGCGCCGGCCGAGTCGTTGAAGACCTTCGCGGTGTCCCGGCTGCTGTTCGACAACGTGCCGCACGTCAAGTGTTTCTGGGTGATGCACGGGCTGTCCGTGGCGCAGTTGTCGCTCAACTTCGGCGTCGACGACCTGGACGGGTCGGTGGTCGAGTACAAGATCACCCACGACGCGGACTCCTACGGCACGCCGAACACCATGCACCGCGAGGACCTGCTGCACCTGATCTGGGACGCCGGCTTCCAGCCGGTCGAGCGGGACACCCGCTACCAGGTGGTACGCGAGTACGACCGGCCGCCGACGCTGGCCGACCGGCGGGCCGAGCCGCAGCAGATCTGGGCCTGA
- a CDS encoding ricin-type beta-trefoil lectin domain protein produces the protein MPLRRLLDPFRRLLDRLPRRTTAGFIAGLAALSTIVATIGFGAASARDDDLIGQPVSDEQLAVIVAAAESCPMLNPARVAGQLMAESGLDAGADTTTSGGQGIAGLDSQDWQDWAPWPAAERADVEANVIALARQMCQLSGRLRVAEVPGDQWWLALAAFHTGLDTVTEAGGVPDPALTYVGQASGYAAYYSKLPQFGGSGDEPADTNRQPKAIPTEYVELIVEAGSACPAVTAPAVAASLMALSGFDATLVGADDRQGIAQFTTELWQEHGPADASPMVPAAAIPAFGTAMCALVESFGDAEGDVYLMALAAYHAGVDAVRQTDGPLDKETENLLESVQRLTDFYAMDARMTTEPSPSATPSPSASSSPSTSPTPAASPTGSPKSRSATTPPGTVNTRRAAPPPSPRATKNPPKQTTPAAPPAPVRPSNTYQLVGKETGLCVSAGAGSDGTRLTLQRCAENKSQWWQLRSDGTIRANGLCMDVAWGASEDGTPVQVAYCSGHPAQNWQKWQGRSGTLVNPLTGKCLDVDGHGVGSPLMIWYCVGHPKQTFNQR, from the coding sequence TTGCCGCTCCGACGCCTGCTCGACCCGTTCCGACGGCTGCTCGACCGGCTCCCACGACGCACCACCGCAGGCTTCATCGCCGGGCTGGCCGCGCTGTCCACGATCGTCGCCACCATCGGGTTCGGCGCGGCGTCCGCCCGCGACGACGACCTGATCGGACAGCCGGTCTCCGACGAGCAGTTGGCGGTCATCGTCGCCGCCGCCGAGTCCTGCCCGATGCTCAACCCGGCCCGGGTCGCCGGCCAGCTGATGGCCGAGTCCGGGCTGGACGCCGGCGCGGACACCACCACCTCCGGTGGGCAGGGCATCGCCGGGCTCGACTCGCAGGACTGGCAGGACTGGGCGCCGTGGCCGGCGGCGGAACGCGCCGACGTCGAGGCCAACGTGATCGCCCTGGCCCGCCAGATGTGCCAGCTCAGCGGCCGGCTGCGGGTGGCAGAGGTGCCGGGTGACCAGTGGTGGCTGGCGCTCGCGGCGTTCCACACCGGGCTGGACACGGTCACCGAGGCCGGCGGGGTTCCCGATCCGGCACTCACCTATGTCGGCCAGGCCAGCGGCTACGCGGCGTACTACAGCAAGCTGCCGCAGTTCGGCGGGTCCGGGGACGAGCCGGCCGACACGAACCGTCAGCCGAAGGCGATCCCCACCGAGTACGTCGAGCTGATCGTCGAGGCCGGATCGGCCTGCCCAGCGGTCACCGCCCCGGCGGTCGCCGCCTCGTTGATGGCGCTGTCCGGGTTCGACGCGACCCTGGTCGGCGCCGACGACCGGCAGGGCATCGCCCAGTTCACCACTGAGCTCTGGCAGGAGCACGGGCCGGCCGACGCGTCACCGATGGTGCCGGCGGCGGCCATCCCGGCGTTCGGCACCGCGATGTGCGCGCTGGTCGAGTCGTTCGGCGACGCCGAAGGGGACGTCTACCTGATGGCGCTGGCCGCGTACCACGCCGGGGTCGACGCGGTGCGCCAGACCGACGGCCCGCTCGACAAGGAGACCGAGAACCTGCTGGAGTCGGTGCAGCGGCTCACCGATTTCTACGCGATGGACGCCCGGATGACCACCGAGCCGTCACCGTCGGCCACGCCGTCCCCGTCGGCCTCCTCGTCGCCGTCGACGTCACCGACCCCGGCCGCTTCCCCGACCGGTTCGCCGAAGTCCAGGTCGGCGACGACGCCACCGGGTACGGTCAACACCCGGCGGGCGGCGCCGCCACCCAGCCCGCGCGCCACGAAGAACCCGCCGAAGCAGACCACCCCGGCGGCGCCGCCCGCCCCGGTACGCCCGTCCAACACCTACCAGCTGGTCGGTAAGGAGACCGGGTTGTGCGTCAGCGCCGGTGCCGGCTCCGACGGGACACGGCTCACCCTGCAGCGCTGCGCCGAGAACAAGTCGCAGTGGTGGCAGTTGCGCAGCGACGGCACGATCCGCGCCAACGGGCTCTGCATGGACGTGGCCTGGGGTGCCAGCGAAGACGGCACCCCGGTGCAGGTGGCGTACTGCAGCGGCCACCCGGCGCAGAACTGGCAGAAGTGGCAGGGCCGCAGCGGCACCCTGGTGAACCCGCTGACCGGCAAGTGCCTGGACGTCGACGGTCACGGGGTGGGCTCACCGCTGATGATCTGGTACTGCGTGGGTCACCCGAAGCAGACCTTCAACCAGCGGTGA
- a CDS encoding cation:proton antiporter: protein MHPLHLSYALVGVLAVLLAFWSSAIRRAPVSEPLLALLLGVLVGPVSGLIDPSHHDTTDLLREASRILLAISLMAVALRFPATGYLTVARPVGVLLTLGMVGMAVVSAGLAWLLLGLPVALAVLLGVCLTPTDPVLASSVVSGTPAEQTLPVRLRQVISGESGINDGLAYLLVALALIAAAGRPAGQQVAEAAWGVGGAVLVGVAVGCLAGWAVRAAEAREQVDQGSLLVFAVVLGVAALGVARVAGTDAILAVFVTGLAYNRMIGRRSRASEQQLDDALTRYLVLPVFFLLGLVVPWRQWLELGWPVVAFPVAVLLLRRLPVVLALRPALGMSWRDTVFLGWFGPIGVSALFYLTYSYAEGATDSRLWAAGTLVIAASTLVHGVTATAGRRWYSSATSRGVGGR from the coding sequence ATGCATCCGCTGCACCTGAGCTACGCCCTGGTCGGCGTGCTCGCCGTACTGCTGGCCTTCTGGTCGAGCGCCATCCGCCGCGCGCCGGTCAGCGAACCGCTGCTCGCGTTGCTGCTCGGCGTCCTGGTCGGCCCGGTGTCCGGGCTGATCGATCCGTCCCACCACGACACCACCGACCTGCTCCGCGAGGCCAGCCGGATCCTGCTGGCCATCTCACTTATGGCGGTCGCGCTGCGGTTCCCCGCCACCGGGTACCTGACGGTGGCCCGCCCGGTCGGGGTGCTGCTGACCCTGGGCATGGTCGGGATGGCGGTGGTCAGCGCCGGTTTGGCCTGGCTGCTGCTCGGCCTACCGGTCGCACTGGCGGTGCTACTCGGGGTCTGCCTGACCCCGACCGACCCGGTGCTGGCGTCGAGCGTCGTGTCCGGGACACCTGCGGAGCAGACACTGCCGGTCCGGCTGCGTCAGGTGATCAGCGGTGAGTCCGGGATCAACGACGGGCTCGCGTACCTGCTGGTCGCGCTGGCGCTGATCGCGGCCGCCGGCCGCCCGGCCGGGCAGCAGGTGGCCGAGGCGGCCTGGGGCGTCGGCGGTGCGGTCCTGGTCGGTGTGGCGGTCGGCTGCCTCGCCGGCTGGGCGGTACGGGCGGCCGAGGCCCGGGAGCAGGTCGACCAGGGCTCGTTGCTGGTCTTCGCCGTGGTCCTCGGTGTGGCCGCCCTGGGCGTCGCCCGGGTCGCCGGTACCGACGCGATCCTCGCTGTGTTCGTCACCGGGCTGGCCTACAACCGGATGATCGGCCGTCGGTCCCGGGCGTCTGAGCAGCAACTCGACGACGCGCTCACCCGGTATCTCGTCCTGCCGGTGTTCTTCCTGCTCGGTCTGGTGGTCCCGTGGCGGCAGTGGCTGGAGCTCGGCTGGCCCGTCGTGGCGTTCCCGGTGGCCGTGCTGCTGCTGCGCCGGCTGCCGGTGGTGCTGGCCCTGCGGCCGGCGCTGGGCATGTCGTGGCGGGACACGGTGTTCCTCGGCTGGTTCGGCCCGATCGGCGTGTCCGCGCTGTTCTACCTGACGTACAGCTACGCCGAGGGTGCGACGGACTCCCGGCTGTGGGCGGCCGGGACGCTGGTGATCGCGGCCAGCACCCTGGTGCACGGGGTGACCGCCACCGCCGGTCGCCGCTGGTACTCCTCAGCGACGTCCCGGGGCGTCGGCGGCCGGTGA
- a CDS encoding C40 family peptidase — protein sequence MARRSRGAAVGQRRDGARRQRRFVMVGAVPVRLSPALWAGLLGAVTAVALASPVYAQPATVPDTGSRPVPAGGLQLPGAGPTTNAPAITPTPVEGPLAAQIYAGETEVALLGQQLLELEQEQTAAETALVAAEQSLREARTALIEAQRDADSAASYALKDAAAMPPGEYRGDLHGLGALSRLQRGQQSGVGTDAANRDVALAAAAEQEAYQTYTAALALVDALRSEFGSTEGTFKQRETALLALKEQNTEQLVAIERQREAAEQEIGQGIDGIDGAAAHPRAVAALEFALKQLGKPYLWGAEGPHRYDCSGLMWAAYRSPGADYFSLPRVAKDQYYATRHNKVDRSALLPGDLIFFASGSSWTTVHHVGMYVGNGKMVHAPTTGDVVKVSTVWWSRFYAATRVIREVAPTPTPTPTPTPTPSPDPSPDPTPDPTDSPSPDPSDSPSPDPTDSPSPDPSDSPSPSPSPSTSPSTPGPMPTPSDPSPSPTGSGTPDPDASGSETPDPDASGSGTPTSTPSESSSASAGPSASATSAGTPSAGPLEG from the coding sequence ATGGCACGAAGAAGCAGGGGCGCGGCAGTGGGCCAGCGGCGCGACGGAGCACGGCGGCAACGCCGGTTCGTGATGGTCGGTGCCGTTCCGGTCCGGCTGAGCCCGGCCCTGTGGGCTGGCCTGCTCGGTGCCGTCACCGCAGTCGCCCTCGCCTCCCCGGTGTACGCCCAGCCGGCGACCGTGCCGGACACCGGCAGCCGGCCGGTGCCCGCCGGCGGCCTGCAGCTGCCCGGCGCCGGCCCGACGACCAACGCGCCGGCCATCACCCCCACCCCGGTGGAGGGCCCGCTCGCCGCGCAGATCTACGCCGGTGAGACCGAGGTCGCGCTGCTCGGTCAGCAGCTGCTCGAGCTCGAACAGGAGCAGACCGCGGCGGAGACCGCGCTGGTCGCCGCCGAGCAGTCGCTGCGCGAGGCGCGAACCGCGCTGATCGAGGCGCAGCGGGACGCGGACAGCGCGGCGTCGTACGCGCTCAAGGACGCCGCCGCGATGCCGCCCGGCGAGTACCGCGGTGACCTGCACGGTCTTGGTGCCCTGTCCCGGCTGCAACGGGGCCAGCAGTCCGGTGTCGGCACCGATGCCGCCAACCGGGACGTGGCGCTCGCCGCCGCCGCCGAGCAGGAGGCGTACCAGACGTACACGGCGGCGCTGGCCCTGGTCGACGCGCTGCGCAGCGAGTTCGGCAGCACCGAGGGCACCTTCAAGCAGCGGGAGACCGCGCTGCTCGCGTTGAAGGAGCAGAACACCGAGCAGCTGGTGGCGATCGAACGCCAGCGGGAGGCCGCCGAGCAGGAGATCGGGCAGGGCATCGACGGGATCGACGGTGCCGCCGCCCATCCCCGTGCCGTCGCCGCCCTGGAGTTCGCCCTCAAGCAGCTCGGCAAGCCGTACCTGTGGGGGGCCGAGGGGCCGCACCGCTACGACTGTTCCGGCCTGATGTGGGCGGCGTACCGGTCGCCCGGCGCCGACTACTTCAGCCTGCCCCGGGTCGCCAAGGACCAGTACTACGCGACCCGGCACAACAAGGTGGACCGCTCGGCACTGCTACCCGGTGACCTGATCTTCTTCGCCTCCGGGTCCAGTTGGACGACGGTGCACCACGTCGGGATGTACGTCGGCAACGGCAAGATGGTGCACGCGCCGACCACCGGAGACGTGGTCAAGGTCTCCACCGTCTGGTGGTCCCGGTTCTACGCGGCGACCCGGGTGATCCGCGAGGTCGCACCGACCCCGACGCCCACCCCGACTCCGACGCCCACGCCATCGCCGGACCCGTCGCCCGATCCGACACCGGACCCCACGGATTCGCCGTCGCCCGACCCGTCCGACTCGCCGTCCCCGGACCCCACGGATTCGCCGTCGCCGGATCCGTCGGATTCGCCGTCGCCTTCCCCGTCGCCGTCGACCAGCCCGTCCACGCCTGGTCCGATGCCGACGCCGAGTGACCCCAGCCCGTCGCCGACCGGCTCCGGGACCCCGGATCCGGACGCGAGCGGCTCCGAAACCCCGGATCCGGACGCGAGCGGCTCCGGGACGCCGACCAGTACCCCGAGCGAGTCGAGTTCCGCTTCGGCCGGCCCGAGCGCGTCGGCGACGTCGGCCGGCACGCCGAGCGCAGGCCCGCTGGAAGGCTGA